The genomic segment TCTTCCTGGCCGCTGCAACCGCGGGTGCGCTCGCGCAGATCGAGGTCGGCGCCGTTATGACCGTTCATGTAATCGCTGATGACCGGCAAGCGCCATGGGCGTGTATCGAGTGAAGGACGGCACATCAGCAGGGCCTTGGTGTACGGGTCTTGCGGTGCTTCAAAGATTTGCCGCACGTCGCCTTTTTCACGCACTTCGCCATGACGCATCACGATGACTTCGTCCGCGATTTCGCCCACCAGCGCCAGGTCATGGGTAATGAACAGCACCGACATCTTGTGGCGTTTGCGCAGCGCTTCGATGAGGTCGATGATCTGCTTCTGGATCGTGACGTCGAGCGCGGTGGTTGGTTCATCGGCAATCAGCAGCTTCGGCTCGCAAGCGATCGCCATGGCGATCATCACGCGTTGCTGCTGGCCGCCCGACATTTGGCTTGGGTAGGCATCGATCTTGGTGGCCGGCGAAGGAATTCCGACTTCCTCCAGCAGCGCAATCGCGCGGGCCCGTGCCTGCTTGGGGTTCATGCCCATATGCAGTTGCAGCACTTCGCCGATCTGGAAGCCGACCGTGAAGACTGGATTGAGCGAGGTCATCGGCTCCTGGAAAATCATCGAGATTTCCTTGCCGCACATGTCGCGCCGTTCTTCCAGCGACATGGCTAGCAGGTTGCGGCCTTCGAACTCGATCACGCTGGTAGGCGCGATGCTGGAGTTATCCTTTGGCAGCAGACCCATCACCGCCAGCGAGCTGACCGACTTGCCGCTGCCGGATTCGCCGACCAGCGCCACGGTGGTGTTGCGCGGAATGTCGAAGGAGATGCCCTTGACGGTTTCCACCATGGTTTTTTTGTCGCTGCGGAAACTGACGCGCAGGTCGCGCACGCGCAGTAGCGGCTGTGCGTTGTCTTGTTGGTTTTGGTTAGTAGAATCCATGATGTTTCCTATTTCAGCTTCGGATCAAGGGCGTCGCGCAGCGCATCGGTGAACAGCGAGAAGGCCGTCACCAGGATCGCCATGGCGATACTCGCAGCAGCCAGCTGCCACCATTTGCCCAGAATTAATTCGTTTTGTGCTTCGTTCAGCATGCTGCCCCAGGAGACGACGCCGACCGGCACGCCGAAACCGAGGAAGCTCAAGATCACTTCCGACTTGATGAAGCCGACCACCGAAATCGACAACTGCACCAGCGAGACGTGACTGACGTTAGGGAAGATATGGCCGAACATCTTGCTCCAGTGGCTGGCGCCAATGGCATCCGCCGCCATCACGTATTCACGCGACTTGTGTTTCATGTATTCGGCGCGGATCAGGCGGTAGGTGCCGGTCCAGCCGGTCAGGCCGAGAATCAGCACGATTGCCGTCACGCCCTTTTGCTGCAGCACTGCGGCCACCGCCAGGATCAGCAACAAGTAAGGAATCGAGGTGAAGATGCTGTAGAACCAGTTGAAAGCATCATCGATCCAGCCGCCGAAGTAACCGGATACTGCGCCGAAAATGGTGCCCAAGGCGACTGCCAGCAAAGCGGAAACCAGGCCGACGATGATGGAAGTCTCCGCGCCCTTGATGGTTTTCTTGATGATGTCATGTCCCCATTTGTCGGCGCCGAACGGCAGCGTCTGTTTGCGGATCAGGGTGGCGCTGGCGCCTTTCTTTGCCAGCTCGGCGCGGATTTCCGCCATTTCAGCGGCCAGTGGATCGGCAATGCCGTAGTCGTTGGCGACTACCGGCGGTGGCGCTGCCGCGGTGCCGCTCTTGCGCAGGTCGCGCAGGATGTCGCGCAGCGGATCGACCGGATTTTCAGGCGGGGGTGCTTCGACTACAGCATCGTTGTCGGAGAAGCCGCGTTCGGCGTCGGTTTGCGCTCCCATGAAGGTTGGCGGCGCATAGTTGACGCCGACTTCCTTCGACCAGTCGCTGGCGATCAGGCCGCTGGCAGACAGCGCCAGCATGACCAGGTACAGGCCGACTACGGCCAGCGCCGCCATCGCTACATGATCGGCGCGCAAACGGCGCCAGGCCAGGGCCCACAGGCCGGGTGAATGGGCGCCGGTTGCGGCGGTATTGAGTGCTACTGTGGTTGCCGGCGCCGCTTGGGTAGGGGCCGAATGGATACTTTGAGTCATGTCGGCTCCTACTTCAGTTGAACGCGTGGGTCGACAGCTTGGTACAGCAAGTCAGTCAACAGGTTGAATATCATGGTGGCGGCGGCGACATAAATCGTGATCGCCTTGATCACCGGGAAATCGCTGCGTTCAACAGCAAGAATCACTTCGCGGCCGATGCCAGGAATCGAGAAGAAGCGCTCGATCAGGAAGGCGCCGATCAGCAAGGCAGGCAGGTTCGACATGACGTTGGTGATGATAGGAATCGCAGCATTACGCAGTACATGCACCCACAGGATGCGACGTTCCTTGACACCCTTGGCGCGTGCGGTGCGGACGTAGTCCTGGTTGACTTCATCCAGCACGAAGGTGCGGTACAGGCGCAGACTAGGCGCGATACTCACCGCCAGCATGATCAGGATCGGCAGGAGAGAGTAGTGGAACAGGTTTTCGGTGAAATGGTTACCCCAGCCTTGCACCGGGAACATGCCAAGTTTGTAGGCGAACCAGTATTGGAACAGGATGATGTAGACCAGGATACTGATCGACATGCCGACGGTGCAAGCCACCATCACCATGCGGTCAGTCTTGGAGCCGCGCACGAAGGCCACGGCCAGCGCCAGCGCCACCGCGATCAGGGTTTCCAGGATGGTCAGCGGGATCAGCACGGTCATGGAAGGACCGAGGCGGGTCAGGATGACGTTGGCCACCGATTCACCGGTACTCCAGCTGTTGCCGAAGTTGAAGGTGACGATCTGCTTGATGAAGATCCACAGCTGGATGTAGTACGGCTGGTCGATACCCAGCTGGGTACGGATATTGGCAATCTGTTGCGGGTTGGACATCTTCCCGGCCAGGATGTAGGCCGGGTCGCCCCCGACCCAGTTGAACAGGAAAAATACCAGTACGATAACGCCGAGCATGGTCGGCAGCATTTGCCAGAGTCGGCGCAGGATATAAGCGGTCATGATGGTTCCTTAGTCAGGCTTAATGCAGGCGCTGGCCTGAGATTTCGTCAAAGAATGCCTTGCTGTTCGGCTCGCGGCCGAGGAAGCTGCTGACCATTTCGCCAGCTGGCTTTTCAGCACCGCGCGACAAGATGTCCTGGCGATACAGATGGCCGACTTCAGGGTTCATCAGCTTACCGTTATAACGCGACAGCATATCCAGCGCCAGCACTTCCGACCACATGTAGCCATAGTAGCCGGCTGCGTAGCCACCCATCAGATGGCCGAACTGGCCCGGGAATTCAGTACCGGGTACATAGCCCAGCGGCGTTGCGCCTTCCATTTGCTGCCAGACTGCCAACGGTTGTTCCTTGTCGGCTTTGTCGTTGTGGATGGTCATGTCGTAGCTCGCGTACAGCAACTGGCGCGCATAGCGTATGCCGCGGCCATAGTTGTGGGCAGCGGTCAGGCGCGCCAGCAAGGCGTCGTCGATCGTTGGGCAGGCGGTCTTGCAGAAGCCGGCCAGCAGGGTCAGCGATTCTTTGCGGCGAGCCCATTCTTCGTACATTTGCGAAGGTGCTTCGACGAAGTCGAGTTCGACGTTGGTGCCGGCTTGCGCCACATATTTGGTGTGCGACAACACGCCGTGCAAGACGTGGCCGAATTCATGCACCAGGGTTTCCAGTTCGTCGCTGTTCAAGCCGTTGCGATCCAGGTTGGTGACCAGGGTAGAGATCGGCGTGCGGTGGGCGAAGGTGCTGACGCCACGGGTGCCCCAGGCAGCGGCGTGGCCGTATTTGCCTTCGCGCGGATAGAGGTCGAGATAGATGCCGGCGATGCGTTCTTTGCTCTTGCTATCGATCACATCGTAGTACTGGACTTCCGGATCCCAGACCGGTACTTCGACGCGCTTGAATTCAACGCCGTACAAGGCGCCGGAGACATGCAGGATCCAAGGGACGGCGGCTTCGCTAGGGAAGTATTTACGCAGTGCTTCCTGGTCGACGTTGTAACGTGCCTGCTTGATCTTCTGCTGCCAGTATTCTGCATCCCAGCGGTCCAGCTTGGTATCGGCCAGCGGCGTTTTCAGGGTTTCGGATTTGAAGACGCGCAGCTCTTCTATTTCCTTGCGTTCCAGCTGGGTGACAGCGGTTTGCACTTCCGTCAGGAATTTTTCCACGGTTTGCGGATTCTTGACCATTCGTCGTCGGGTCACTAGGTCGGCATAGCTTGGCAAGCCGAACAGGCCGGCCATTTCGTGGCGCAGGTCCATCGCCTGTTTCAGGATGTCCAGGTTCTTTGGCGTACCGTGGTTGGTGAAGGCAATCTGGTAGCGGCGGCGGGCGTCGCTGTTGTCGGCAGATTCCATGAACGGCTTGTAATCCGGGTATTCGAATCCGAGCAGGTAGTTGCCTTTATCGTCGCGCTTGGCGCGGGCCAGATAAGCGGCAGGCATGCCTTGCAGTTCAGCCGGAGTGAATGTGAGTTTCTGGTTGTTGTCGCGGATGTTGCGCGCGAATTCCTGGCTCAGCTCGCCCAGCTTGTCGAGGATTTCCTTCATGCGCGCACGCTTTTCCGGCGGCAGGGAAACGCCGGTGTCGTCAAAGCTGTAGAGGATATCCTGGCGCAGTTTTTGTTCGATCGGGTCGGTCGGCTGGATGGCTTTGAAGCGGGCGTACAGCTTTTCGCTTTGCAGCAGGTCGGTGGCGAACTTGTTGGTTTCGATCAGGCAGGCTTCGGTGGTGCTGCGGACTTTTGCATCAGGCGAAACGTTGTTGAGGATGTCGACCGGGCCTTGCAGGTCTTCCAGTGCGATTTGCAGGTCGTTCCATTCGGTCAGCACTTTCTTGCTGTCTTTGGCATGCGCCGGCGGTAACTTCTCCAGCATGGTGACACGCTTGCGCAGGCCGTCCAGGGTGCTGCTGCAGAGAGTAGGGATTTCATCTGCCTTGAGCAGCGGAATCAACGGTCGTTGCGTACCTTGGGCGATTGCCTGGTTCATCATCAGCGTGAAGAACGCTGTGGTGACCGGCAAGAAAAGTGATGATGTTTTCATGCATTACCTCAAATAGGGGCTCGGTAAAAATTAACGGTTATCGGATAAGCGGGCGGGCGACTGTCCCGCCCCGCAGTGTTTTCGCTGTGTTTTATTTTGCAGTACGTTTTTCGATATCGAAATACATCCATTCGGTAGGCATGACCGGATGCTTCTTGTAGCCGATGACACGTGGTTGCGCGATCATGTTGCGATAGCGGGCATAGCCGATGCGCGAGGGTGAGTCGACTTCCAGGATGCGCGCCATCTTGTGATACAGCAGGTCGCGTTCGGGGCCGGCCGGCAATTTCTGCGAGGCGGCGTAGAGCTTGTCGTATTCAGGAATCTTGACGCAGCCATTGTTGTTCTGGCCGACGTTCGGGCCGTAGAACAGTTGCATGAAGTTGTCGCCGTCCGGATAGTCGGCAATCCATGGTGCGGTGCGGGTTTGCAGCTGGCACTCTTTTTCCGCCTTGAGCAGGTCGGGGAAAGTCTTCAGGTCGCCGACCATGCGGATGTGGATCGTGTCGTAAGTCTTTTTCCACATTTCCGATTGCTGCTGGCCGTTGGAGTCGGCGCGGGCCGAGTAGCGTATCGTCAGCGGTTTGCCGTCCGGCAGGGTGCGGTAGCCGTCCTTGCCGATCTTGTAGCCGAACTTGTCGAGCAGGGCGTTGGCGACTTCCGGTTCGTACTGGATGCTGCTCTTGTAGTCCGGGTCATAGCCGACTACGCCAGGCGGGATCGGGTATTCCAGCGGGATGCCTTCGTCGTTCCAGACGACCTTGAGTTCTTCGCGGACATTGTGCGCCATGGCGATGGCGCGGCGCAGGGCGATTTTCTCTTTACTCATGCCGCCCAGTATCGGGTCTTGCATGTTCCAGTAGAAATAGCTGATTTCAGGATCGACGATGCGCGACAGTTGCACGCCTTTTTTAACGAACTCAGGTTTCAGTTTGCCGCCGGACAGGACTTGCGGCGCCAGCGGACCTTGCAATTCGGTGATGTCGACTTCATCGCCTTCGAACGCCAGCAGGCGCGACTGGTCTTCGACCATCACGCTGATTTCAACGCGGCCGATTTGCGGCATGCGCTTGCCCTTCATCTTGGCGACGATGGCGGCATCGCCAGGATCGGTGCTAGGCGCGAAATCCCAGGTATAGCCGCGGTAATCGGGATTGGCGGTCAACACCATGCGCGAGCCGCGAATCCATTGGCTCAGGATGTAAGGACCGGTGCCGACCGGATGGCCCATCACGGTACCTTGGGCGTCGCGGTATTTCTCGATCACTTCACGAGCCACTGCGCTGGTTGGCTGATGCGCCAGGATCATGCCGAGATTGAAGTCAGGCTGCTTCAAATGGATGCGCAAGGTGTAGCGGTCCAGCAGTTCGAAGCCGGAGACATTGGCGTCGTAGTTGAAATGGCCGGTTTTCTTGGCTTGCTCCGCTACTTCGTCGAGACCGACGACTTTGCCTTCCAGCAGCCAGGTTTGCGGCGAGGCGAGTTGCGGGTCGAACAGGCGTTTCCACGAATAGACGAAATCGGCCATGGTCAGTTCGCGCTTCTTGCCGTTGAACACAGGATCATCGGCGAAGTAGATGCCTTTTTTCAGGCGGATCGTGTAAGTCATGCCGTCGGTGCTGACTTCCGGCAGGGCTGCCGCTGCCGAAGGCATCAGCTTGGCCGGACGGGCCAGGTATTCGTAGGCGAACAGTGTTTCAAATACCGATTGATTCACCAACTGCGAATACAGGTCGCGCGTCACGGCCGGATCAAAACCGGTTTCCGGCGCCACGAACACAAAGCGCAATACCTTGTCGGGATCAGCTGGCGAAATCGGCGCTGCCGCAGCCGATGCATGCATCGGCAAGGCGCACGTCAAACAGGCAACCAATATCCCGCGTAACCAAAGCGAGTTCATACCATTTGTCTCCTTCATCAATCTCTAGCTAAATCGGAACTGCGGCAGGCCGATCGGGCTTGCCGGAGCAGGGTGTCTTGTTAATTGCTAAATAGGCGGCTTAATGTTTGTCGACGTCGATGTACTGCCATTCGGCGTGCAGGATCGGGTGCTTCTTGAAACCCTTGACCCATGGCCGAACCAGCCAGTTACGAATTCTGCCGGTGTTCAATGCCCAGGCGGTATCCGCTTCGACTTGCCGATTCATTTGCTGGTAAATCTGATTGCGTTCCGGGCCGAGGGGTAGGGCCATGGCTTTTACATAGAGCGCATCATATGCGGGCGATTGATAGCAGCCGTGGTTGCCGTGGCCGGCATTTGGACCATATAGCAATTGCAGGAAATTTTCCGCTTCAGGGTAGTCTGCATTCCAAGCCGCACCCCACATCATGAGTTCGCAGGAGGTGGCGGCTTTCAGATTGTCTGCAAAATTACTGACGATGAATTTTGTCTTGATCCCGATCAGGTCCAGTCCGCGTTTCCATAATTCTGATACTTCCTGGTTAATTCCACCTTGATTGCTGGTGTATTTCAGGAGCAGGGGCGAACCGTCAGGCATGGTCCGATAGCCGTCGGCGCCGCGTTTGTAACCGAAGTGATCAAGTAATTTGTTTGCGAGCGCGGGATTGTAATCAATGCTGCTGCGATACTTTGGATCGTAACCGCCAACTCCCGGCGCAATGATCATTTCCAGTTTGGTAGCCTGCCCGCTGCGCAGCAGCGTTGCTTCTTCTTTGTTGTTATACGCCATCGTTATTGCACGCCGCAGTGCGATTTTGTCATTGGTATAACCGCCAATGACCGGATCTTTCATATTCAGAACGGTGTAGGTGATGCCGGCGTCGATAACCCGTTGTAACTGTATGCCTTGCTCGGCATAGTCGGGCTTGAGCTTTTCGCCGTCTATTGCGCTGAACGCTGCGACTTCAGGTATTTTATCGAAATCGATCTGCTTGCCTTGGAATGCCAGCCAGCGTGACTGGTTCTCTTCGATGATGCTGATTTCGACCCGACCCACCTGCGGCATTCTCTTGCCCTGCATGTCTTTGATGATTTTCTGGTCGATAGCGTCGCCGGAAGATTTGAAGTCCCAGGTAAAGCCGCGGTACTCCGGATTAGCAGCCAGAATGATTTTGCTGCGCGGGACATACTTCTCCAGCATGTATGGGCCGGTACCGACAGGATGTTGGCCGGTTTGCTGGCCATAAGCATCGATCGCCTCGTGGGCTACTGCGCCGAAGGCGGAGTAGGCGACAACGTTCAAGAAGTTGTAGTCCTTGGCGTTCAGGACCACTTTCAGTGTGTATCGGTCGGGGGCTTGCAGGCCTGCGATCGGGGTTTCATAGTTGAAATGGCCGGTTTTTTGAGCCTGTGCGGCCAGTTCGTCAAGTCCGACTATTTTCCCGGCAATAAAATTCGCAGACGGAGAGCGGTTTTTAGGGTCAAGAACACGCTTAAAGGTGTAAATATAATCTTCTGCAGTCAGCTCCCTGCGTACGCCCTTGAAAGCAAGATCTGGCGAGAAGTAAATGCCCTTTTTGATGTGGAAGGTATAGGTCTTGCCATCCTCGCTGATCTCCGGCATCGCTTCCGCTGTCTCGGTGACCAATTTGGCTGGCCGCGCCAGGTAGTCATAGGTAAGCAGGGTTTCAAATATGACTTCGCTGACCCAGCCCGAATAGAAGTTCTGTGTACGTACCATGTCGAAGCCATCGTCGGCAGCTTCAAATGCGTTGCGTATCACTTTTGTCGGATCTGCTGGATTTGTGCCGGCATGCGCGCTGGGGACGGAGCCCGCAAATGCTGCAAGAACCAGCATTTGTCCTATCAATACTTTTTTGATGCTGACTAAATTCGATAATTGTCGGTGCATTTTTTATTGCCTTTTGAGCAGGTAGTTATTCTCTATATGTGCCTAAGATGGCTTATCTTTAGCTCAAAATAGTGTCATTTCCAATGACGTCGTACATTATGGCGGGTAGCGAATGTGCGACTTTTACTTTTTTAACTGGGTAATACTTGGCTATCCATTAAGATTGAATAGTGTATGCCTGCTCTGTCTAATTGAAACCTGTTCATGTGGGTTGTCTCCTGTTTTAGCTACTTTTACGGCCGTTGACGGCCTTGTGTTCCAGGTTAAGGCGGCATACTACAGAATCCCGTGCAAAAAGATAGATACGCCGTTAGATAATCTATCAGTGTTTTTCAACATCGAGATATTCCCAGTCGGCCTGCAGGATTGGATGACGCTTGAAACCCTTGATCCAAGGCCGGATCATCCAGTTGCGCAAACGCGACGTTGATAGCACCCAGGCAGTATCGGCTTCCATCTGGCGACTCATGTCAATGTATAGCTGGTTGCGTTCCGGTCCTGGCGGCAAAGCCTTAGCCTTGACGTACAGGGCATCGTAAGCGGGCGAACTATAACAACCGTTATTCCCCTGTCCCACATTGGGGCCGTAAAGCAGTTGCATGAAGTTATCCCCTTCCGGATAGTCCGCTGTCCATGATCCGTTCCACATCATCAGTTTGCATTCAGTTGCCGCCTTCAGGTTGTCGGCAAAATTGCTTACCTTGAAATTGGCGCGAATGCCGATCTTGTCGAGTCCGCGCTTCCATATTTCCGAGAAAACCGTACTGATCGCGCTTGCTTCTGTTGCGATATCCAAGGTCAGAGGTTTGCCATCTGGCAGGGTACGGTAACCATCGGCGCCACGCTTATAGCCAAAGTGGTCTAGCAATTTGTTTGCCAGCACCGGATCGTAGGAGATGCTGTTGCGGTAGTTTGGATCATGTCCAATGACGCCTTCCGGGATCGCCATTTCGGCTTTTACCGCCAAGCCGAGGCGCGCCTGGGTTATCTCATCCTTGATGCTGTAAGACATCGCGATTGCGCGCCTCAGAGCAATTTTTTCAAGACTGGTGCCGCCGATCAGGGGATCTTTGAAGTTCAAGAAGGTATAGACGACGCCAGGTTCGGTCACGGTGTCCAGGCGAATGCCTTCATCGATAAAGGACTGCTTGAGTTTGTTCCCGTCCAAAACTGTTGGCGCCGCAGCCTGCGGCAGGAAGTCAAAGTCCAGTTGTTTACCCTGGAAGGCTAGCCAGCGCGATTGTTCTTCTTCGATGATGTTGATTTCAACGCGGCCGACCTGTGGCATTTTCTTGCCCTTCATGTCGTGTACCAGCTGATCGTCCCATGCGGATCCAGACGATTTGAAATCCCAGATATAGCCGCGGTACTCAGGATTGGCGACCAGCACGATTTTACTGCGTGGTACATATTCCTGCAGCATGTAAGGGCCGGTGCCGACCGGATGCGCCGGTGTGCGATCACCGTAGGTGTCGATGACTTCGTGTGCCTGAGCGCCTAATGAAATAAACGCCATGATGTACAGGAAGTTGTAGTCGGGCTCCTTGAGCGTGATCTGTAAGGTGTAGCGGTCGGGAGTCTTCAAACCCGCCAGCGGCGCATCGTAGTCAAAATGGCCGCTTTTCATAGCCGCTGCGATTAATTCATCCATGCCAAGAATCTTGCCTTGCAAGACGTTGGCTGAGGGCGATCGATTCTTTGGATCGAGGAAGCGCTTGAAAGTGTAGGCGTAATCCTGAGCGGTCAGCTCTCTACGAATGCCCTTGAATGCAGGATCAGGAGCGAAATAAATTCCCTTTTTAATGTGGAAGACATAGGTCTTGCCGCCATCGCTGACTTCCGGCATAGCCTCCGCAGTTCCTGGTACCAGCTTGGCCGGACGGGCAAGATAATCATAGGTCAGCAAGCGCTCGAAAATGGCTTCGCTTATCCAGGCGGAATAGGCGTTATACGTGCGCACCATATCAAAACCATCATCCGCAGCCTGCAACGCCACACGCACCACTTTGGACGGATCCGCCGGATTGTTGCCAGCTTGAGCAGGAAATGCTGCACCTGCGATACAACTAATGAGCATTATTGGTGCAATGCACGATTGCTTTATTTGCTTAAAGTTCCACATAATCCCGTCTCTATTTTCTTGCCTCTCGGCAGCTAAAGGTTTCGCATTTTAGGCCGAAAATGGCTTGGATACCGCGCTAAATCGACCTCTATGTATTTGCTTATACCCATATGCGTATTTGTTATTTGGCGTATATAAGCAACAGTTCGCAGGCGTTGCCCAAATTAAATGCTGTTTTTATTTTTTTTAGGATACACTATTTTAGCTGCATTAAAACTTGTGGCATATTTTTTGCTTGTAGCTGTTCGCGAGAATATTCTTGGCAAACAATCACAAATTGGGTTCAGGGAAACGCTCGTGCAGTAATGTTTTACACGCGAAAAAAATCTGCTTTTTGGTCGTTGTTGTGCAAAAGATTTTTGACGCATCGCTCAGAAGGCGATTAACAAATCGTACTTAGATTTACTACAAAAACTTAAATTTCAACTCTAACTTTTACCCATAGGGAGTTTGGTTATGATGAAGGAACGGGGATTGCCACGTTCGCTGCGACTGATGTTTTCAGGCGGCGTAGCTGTGGGGCTAGGTCTGTTGGCCCACTCAGTGCAGGCGCAGGAGACAAAGACGGACGATTCACCGCAGCAAATACAACGGGTCGAAATTACTGGCTCGTCAATCAAACGAATCAACAAGGAAGGTGCGCTGCCAGTGCAGACACTGACCCAGGACGATATCGCAAAGACTGGCGCCACCAGCGTTGCCGATCTGGTCCAGGCTTTACCTTCGATGCAGGGCTTCGTCCCGCAATCGAGTTCGGTCAACGGTAGCGGTGGTGGCTTGGAAACAGCTTCCATCCACGGCATTGGCTCAGCGTACACATTGGTGCTGCTGAACGGCCGCCGAATCGCGCGCTCGCAGGATTCCGCGGTCAATCTGGCCAGCATCCCGCTGTCTGCTGTCGAACGTGTTGAAATCCTGACCGACGGCGCTTCCGCACTATACGGTTCCGATGCGATTGGCGGCGTGGTCAACTTCATTTTGAAAAAGAACTCGACCGACCTTACAGTCACAGGCGGCTACAATTCGCCCCTCAAGTCTGGCGGCAAGAGCTATAACGTCGGCATTACCAAAGGTTTTGGTGATCTGGACAAGGATGGCTACAACGTCATGCTGTCTTACAGCCACGACGAACAGGCCAACCTGGAGGCGAGCCAGCGCAGTTTTTCCAATTCCGGCCTGGTACCGTTCAGCGTAGGCGGCCAGCAATACTCGCTATACCAGCTGAGCAGCTACACGGCACCAGCTGGCGTGACGCTGAAAAGTAACGGCGGCAACACCGTAACGCAGTTCTCGCCCAATTATCTGCAAACCGGCCATTGCGCGCCGAACACTTTCCTGTCCGGCCAGTATTGCAAATACAATTACGCGTCGACAGTGGAGCTGATTCCGAAATCGACACGCGACAGCTTTGTGGCATCCGGTAATTTCAAGCTCAATAGCA from the Collimonas arenae genome contains:
- a CDS encoding ABC transporter substrate-binding protein, which translates into the protein MLISCIAGAAFPAQAGNNPADPSKVVRVALQAADDGFDMVRTYNAYSAWISEAIFERLLTYDYLARPAKLVPGTAEAMPEVSDGGKTYVFHIKKGIYFAPDPAFKGIRRELTAQDYAYTFKRFLDPKNRSPSANVLQGKILGMDELIAAAMKSGHFDYDAPLAGLKTPDRYTLQITLKEPDYNFLYIMAFISLGAQAHEVIDTYGDRTPAHPVGTGPYMLQEYVPRSKIVLVANPEYRGYIWDFKSSGSAWDDQLVHDMKGKKMPQVGRVEINIIEEEQSRWLAFQGKQLDFDFLPQAAAPTVLDGNKLKQSFIDEGIRLDTVTEPGVVYTFLNFKDPLIGGTSLEKIALRRAIAMSYSIKDEITQARLGLAVKAEMAIPEGVIGHDPNYRNSISYDPVLANKLLDHFGYKRGADGYRTLPDGKPLTLDIATEASAISTVFSEIWKRGLDKIGIRANFKVSNFADNLKAATECKLMMWNGSWTADYPEGDNFMQLLYGPNVGQGNNGCYSSPAYDALYVKAKALPPGPERNQLYIDMSRQMEADTAWVLSTSRLRNWMIRPWIKGFKRHPILQADWEYLDVEKH